A genomic region of Rhipicephalus sanguineus isolate Rsan-2018 chromosome 1, BIME_Rsan_1.4, whole genome shotgun sequence contains the following coding sequences:
- the LOC119378968 gene encoding nuclear hormone receptor E75 isoform X1, protein MILTEKDLQLLATLPFQQQQLERKDADLKIEFDGTTVLCRVCGDKASGFHYGVHSCEGCKGFFRRSIQQKIQYRPCTKNQQCSILRINRNRCQYCRLKKCIAVGMSRDAVRFGRVPKREKAKILAAMQKVNASSQEKALAVELEDEMRLFDTVVRAHEETCDFTSDKVAPLLERARAHPVYTLCPPQLACPLNPTTQPAEGNGAPRLMEDFSERFSPAIRGVVEFAKRIPGFSLLAQDDQVTLLKAGVFEVLLVRLACMFDSRSSSMVCLNGQVLLRESLHSASNARFLLDSMFDFADRLNSLGLSDAELGLFCSVVVIAPDRPGLRNVDLVQKMQRRLSEVLQKAVAAGHPDRPQLCAELLKKVPDLRTLNTLHSEKLLAYKMEPATPPYLEQWGATEDWSPASPHSVASSTNSLDGAKSPVRSGSFSSSTDYSPDSPAKPFAKVRRLDSPTDSGIDSGKEPGCCTPSASVCSSPRSLDDKPADEPDRADEDMPVLKRALQAPPLVSPHQLMEEAYRHHKKLRAVRKEAASSSADLASSHSTLVGRLQQAPRFLNEQQLKRTDLIHNIIMRNEGPQGFFQGWGSPPRCPYSPQPSPPLVPTQEGPQPLNLSKKPPTPPLKTET, encoded by the exons ATGATTCTCACCGAGAAGGATCTCCAGCTCCTGGCGACGTTGCCgttccagcagcagcagctcgaGCGAAAGGACGCTGATCTCAAAATAG AATTCGACGGGACCACCGTGTTGTGCCGAGTATGTGGGGACAAGGCCAGCGGCTTCCACTATGGCGTTCACTCCTGCGAAGGATGCAAG GGCTTCTTCCGGAGGAGCATCCAGCAAAAAATTCAGTACCGACCCTGCACCAAAAATCAACAATGCTCAATTCTTCGTATCAACAGGAACAGGTGCCAGTACTGCAGGCTCAAGAAGTGCATCGCAGTCGGCATGTCTCGTGATG CCGTGAGGTTTGGACGAGTGCCGAAGCGTGAGAAGGCGAAGATCCTCGCTGCTATGCAGAAGGTGAACGCCAGCTCGCAAGAAAAGGCGTTGGCTGTGGAGTTAGAGGACGAGATGAGACTATTTGACACTGTGGTACGTGCGCACGAGGAGACCTGCGATTTCACCAGCGACAAGGTTGCCCCACTTCTGGAGCGCGCCCGCGCCCACCCCGTCTACACCCTGTGCCCTCCACAGCTG GCGTGCCCTCTGAACCCTACTACGCAACCAGCCGAAGGCAATGGAGCCCCGCGGCTAATGGAAGACTTCTCTGAACGTTTCTCCCCTGCAATCCGCGGTGTGGTTGAGTTCGCGAAGCGTATTCCTGGCTTCAGTCTCCTGGCACAAGATGACCAAGTGACGCTGCTCAAGGCCGGCGTGTTCGAAGTACTCCTGGTACGGTTGGCCTGCATGTTTGACAGCCGCAGCAGCTCCATGGTGTGCCTCAACGGTCAGGTGCTACTTCGCGAGTCACTGCATTCGGCCAGCAACGCACGGTTCCTGCTTGACTCCATGTTCGACTTTGCCGATCGGCTCAACTCCCTGGGCCTGTCGGACGCCGAGCTGGGGCTCTTCTGCTCCGTCGTGGTCATTGCACCCG ACCGGCCCGGACTCCGAAACGTTGACCTGGTGCAGAAGATGCAGCGGCGCCTGAGCGAGGTGCTGCAAAAGGCCGTTGCCGCGGGCCACCCCGACCGGCCGCAGCTTTGCGCCGAACTGCTCAAGAAGGTGCCTGACTTGCGCACGCTCAACACGCTGCACTCAGAAAAGCTGCTGGCCTACAAGATGGAGCCGGCGACGCCTCCGTACCTGGAGCAGTGGGGTGCGACCGAAGACTGGAGCCCGGCCAGCCCACACTCAGTGGCCTCGTCGACCAACTCGCTGGATGGTGCCAAGAGTCCCGTACGCTCGGGTTCGTTCTCAAGCAGCACCGACTACTCGCCGGACAGCCCGGCCAAGCCGTTCGCCAAGGTGCGCCGGCTCGACTCGCCCACGGACTCTGGCATCGACAGCGGCAAGGAGCCCGGCTGCTGCACGCCCAGCGCATCGGtgtgctcgagcccgcgttcGCTGGACGACAAGCCAGCGGACGAGCCAGACCGCGCCGACGAGGACATGCCGGTGCTGAAGCGTGCGTTGCAGGCGCCGCCGCTCGTCAGTCCGCACCAGCTCATGGAGGAGGCGTACAGACACCACAAGAAGCTCCGTGCGGTGCGGAAGGAGGCCGCCTCTAGCTCGGCAGACCTGGCTTCGAGTCACAGCACGCTCGTGGGCCGGCTGCAGCAAGCGCCACGCTTCCTCAACGAGCAGCAGCTAAAGCGCACCGACCTCATCCACAATATCATTATGCGCAACGAGGGTCCGCAGGGCTTCTTCCAGGGCTGGGGCTCGCCGCCACGTTGCCCCTACAGCCCGCAGCCCAGCCCGCCGCTAGTCCCGACCCAGGAAGGGCCGCAGCCGCTCAACCTATCCAAGAAGCCCCCCACGCCGCCGCTCAAGACAGAGACGTAG
- the LOC119378968 gene encoding nuclear hormone receptor E75 isoform X2, which translates to MVQGLVQAKPSEPPHEGAIEFDGTTVLCRVCGDKASGFHYGVHSCEGCKGFFRRSIQQKIQYRPCTKNQQCSILRINRNRCQYCRLKKCIAVGMSRDAVRFGRVPKREKAKILAAMQKVNASSQEKALAVELEDEMRLFDTVVRAHEETCDFTSDKVAPLLERARAHPVYTLCPPQLACPLNPTTQPAEGNGAPRLMEDFSERFSPAIRGVVEFAKRIPGFSLLAQDDQVTLLKAGVFEVLLVRLACMFDSRSSSMVCLNGQVLLRESLHSASNARFLLDSMFDFADRLNSLGLSDAELGLFCSVVVIAPDRPGLRNVDLVQKMQRRLSEVLQKAVAAGHPDRPQLCAELLKKVPDLRTLNTLHSEKLLAYKMEPATPPYLEQWGATEDWSPASPHSVASSTNSLDGAKSPVRSGSFSSSTDYSPDSPAKPFAKVRRLDSPTDSGIDSGKEPGCCTPSASVCSSPRSLDDKPADEPDRADEDMPVLKRALQAPPLVSPHQLMEEAYRHHKKLRAVRKEAASSSADLASSHSTLVGRLQQAPRFLNEQQLKRTDLIHNIIMRNEGPQGFFQGWGSPPRCPYSPQPSPPLVPTQEGPQPLNLSKKPPTPPLKTET; encoded by the exons AATTCGACGGGACCACCGTGTTGTGCCGAGTATGTGGGGACAAGGCCAGCGGCTTCCACTATGGCGTTCACTCCTGCGAAGGATGCAAG GGCTTCTTCCGGAGGAGCATCCAGCAAAAAATTCAGTACCGACCCTGCACCAAAAATCAACAATGCTCAATTCTTCGTATCAACAGGAACAGGTGCCAGTACTGCAGGCTCAAGAAGTGCATCGCAGTCGGCATGTCTCGTGATG CCGTGAGGTTTGGACGAGTGCCGAAGCGTGAGAAGGCGAAGATCCTCGCTGCTATGCAGAAGGTGAACGCCAGCTCGCAAGAAAAGGCGTTGGCTGTGGAGTTAGAGGACGAGATGAGACTATTTGACACTGTGGTACGTGCGCACGAGGAGACCTGCGATTTCACCAGCGACAAGGTTGCCCCACTTCTGGAGCGCGCCCGCGCCCACCCCGTCTACACCCTGTGCCCTCCACAGCTG GCGTGCCCTCTGAACCCTACTACGCAACCAGCCGAAGGCAATGGAGCCCCGCGGCTAATGGAAGACTTCTCTGAACGTTTCTCCCCTGCAATCCGCGGTGTGGTTGAGTTCGCGAAGCGTATTCCTGGCTTCAGTCTCCTGGCACAAGATGACCAAGTGACGCTGCTCAAGGCCGGCGTGTTCGAAGTACTCCTGGTACGGTTGGCCTGCATGTTTGACAGCCGCAGCAGCTCCATGGTGTGCCTCAACGGTCAGGTGCTACTTCGCGAGTCACTGCATTCGGCCAGCAACGCACGGTTCCTGCTTGACTCCATGTTCGACTTTGCCGATCGGCTCAACTCCCTGGGCCTGTCGGACGCCGAGCTGGGGCTCTTCTGCTCCGTCGTGGTCATTGCACCCG ACCGGCCCGGACTCCGAAACGTTGACCTGGTGCAGAAGATGCAGCGGCGCCTGAGCGAGGTGCTGCAAAAGGCCGTTGCCGCGGGCCACCCCGACCGGCCGCAGCTTTGCGCCGAACTGCTCAAGAAGGTGCCTGACTTGCGCACGCTCAACACGCTGCACTCAGAAAAGCTGCTGGCCTACAAGATGGAGCCGGCGACGCCTCCGTACCTGGAGCAGTGGGGTGCGACCGAAGACTGGAGCCCGGCCAGCCCACACTCAGTGGCCTCGTCGACCAACTCGCTGGATGGTGCCAAGAGTCCCGTACGCTCGGGTTCGTTCTCAAGCAGCACCGACTACTCGCCGGACAGCCCGGCCAAGCCGTTCGCCAAGGTGCGCCGGCTCGACTCGCCCACGGACTCTGGCATCGACAGCGGCAAGGAGCCCGGCTGCTGCACGCCCAGCGCATCGGtgtgctcgagcccgcgttcGCTGGACGACAAGCCAGCGGACGAGCCAGACCGCGCCGACGAGGACATGCCGGTGCTGAAGCGTGCGTTGCAGGCGCCGCCGCTCGTCAGTCCGCACCAGCTCATGGAGGAGGCGTACAGACACCACAAGAAGCTCCGTGCGGTGCGGAAGGAGGCCGCCTCTAGCTCGGCAGACCTGGCTTCGAGTCACAGCACGCTCGTGGGCCGGCTGCAGCAAGCGCCACGCTTCCTCAACGAGCAGCAGCTAAAGCGCACCGACCTCATCCACAATATCATTATGCGCAACGAGGGTCCGCAGGGCTTCTTCCAGGGCTGGGGCTCGCCGCCACGTTGCCCCTACAGCCCGCAGCCCAGCCCGCCGCTAGTCCCGACCCAGGAAGGGCCGCAGCCGCTCAACCTATCCAAGAAGCCCCCCACGCCGCCGCTCAAGACAGAGACGTAG
- the LOC119378968 gene encoding nuclear hormone receptor E75 isoform X3: MMMAPDPRPGGYLYYVDGKPVRFGRVPKREKAKILAAMQKVNASSQEKALAVELEDEMRLFDTVVRAHEETCDFTSDKVAPLLERARAHPVYTLCPPQLACPLNPTTQPAEGNGAPRLMEDFSERFSPAIRGVVEFAKRIPGFSLLAQDDQVTLLKAGVFEVLLVRLACMFDSRSSSMVCLNGQVLLRESLHSASNARFLLDSMFDFADRLNSLGLSDAELGLFCSVVVIAPDRPGLRNVDLVQKMQRRLSEVLQKAVAAGHPDRPQLCAELLKKVPDLRTLNTLHSEKLLAYKMEPATPPYLEQWGATEDWSPASPHSVASSTNSLDGAKSPVRSGSFSSSTDYSPDSPAKPFAKVRRLDSPTDSGIDSGKEPGCCTPSASVCSSPRSLDDKPADEPDRADEDMPVLKRALQAPPLVSPHQLMEEAYRHHKKLRAVRKEAASSSADLASSHSTLVGRLQQAPRFLNEQQLKRTDLIHNIIMRNEGPQGFFQGWGSPPRCPYSPQPSPPLVPTQEGPQPLNLSKKPPTPPLKTET; encoded by the exons ATGATGATGGCTCCGGATCCTCGGCCGGGTGGTTACCTCTACTATGTGGACGGCAAAC CCGTGAGGTTTGGACGAGTGCCGAAGCGTGAGAAGGCGAAGATCCTCGCTGCTATGCAGAAGGTGAACGCCAGCTCGCAAGAAAAGGCGTTGGCTGTGGAGTTAGAGGACGAGATGAGACTATTTGACACTGTGGTACGTGCGCACGAGGAGACCTGCGATTTCACCAGCGACAAGGTTGCCCCACTTCTGGAGCGCGCCCGCGCCCACCCCGTCTACACCCTGTGCCCTCCACAGCTG GCGTGCCCTCTGAACCCTACTACGCAACCAGCCGAAGGCAATGGAGCCCCGCGGCTAATGGAAGACTTCTCTGAACGTTTCTCCCCTGCAATCCGCGGTGTGGTTGAGTTCGCGAAGCGTATTCCTGGCTTCAGTCTCCTGGCACAAGATGACCAAGTGACGCTGCTCAAGGCCGGCGTGTTCGAAGTACTCCTGGTACGGTTGGCCTGCATGTTTGACAGCCGCAGCAGCTCCATGGTGTGCCTCAACGGTCAGGTGCTACTTCGCGAGTCACTGCATTCGGCCAGCAACGCACGGTTCCTGCTTGACTCCATGTTCGACTTTGCCGATCGGCTCAACTCCCTGGGCCTGTCGGACGCCGAGCTGGGGCTCTTCTGCTCCGTCGTGGTCATTGCACCCG ACCGGCCCGGACTCCGAAACGTTGACCTGGTGCAGAAGATGCAGCGGCGCCTGAGCGAGGTGCTGCAAAAGGCCGTTGCCGCGGGCCACCCCGACCGGCCGCAGCTTTGCGCCGAACTGCTCAAGAAGGTGCCTGACTTGCGCACGCTCAACACGCTGCACTCAGAAAAGCTGCTGGCCTACAAGATGGAGCCGGCGACGCCTCCGTACCTGGAGCAGTGGGGTGCGACCGAAGACTGGAGCCCGGCCAGCCCACACTCAGTGGCCTCGTCGACCAACTCGCTGGATGGTGCCAAGAGTCCCGTACGCTCGGGTTCGTTCTCAAGCAGCACCGACTACTCGCCGGACAGCCCGGCCAAGCCGTTCGCCAAGGTGCGCCGGCTCGACTCGCCCACGGACTCTGGCATCGACAGCGGCAAGGAGCCCGGCTGCTGCACGCCCAGCGCATCGGtgtgctcgagcccgcgttcGCTGGACGACAAGCCAGCGGACGAGCCAGACCGCGCCGACGAGGACATGCCGGTGCTGAAGCGTGCGTTGCAGGCGCCGCCGCTCGTCAGTCCGCACCAGCTCATGGAGGAGGCGTACAGACACCACAAGAAGCTCCGTGCGGTGCGGAAGGAGGCCGCCTCTAGCTCGGCAGACCTGGCTTCGAGTCACAGCACGCTCGTGGGCCGGCTGCAGCAAGCGCCACGCTTCCTCAACGAGCAGCAGCTAAAGCGCACCGACCTCATCCACAATATCATTATGCGCAACGAGGGTCCGCAGGGCTTCTTCCAGGGCTGGGGCTCGCCGCCACGTTGCCCCTACAGCCCGCAGCCCAGCCCGCCGCTAGTCCCGACCCAGGAAGGGCCGCAGCCGCTCAACCTATCCAAGAAGCCCCCCACGCCGCCGCTCAAGACAGAGACGTAG
- the LOC119378968 gene encoding nuclear hormone receptor E75 isoform X4, whose protein sequence is MVMRAVRFGRVPKREKAKILAAMQKVNASSQEKALAVELEDEMRLFDTVVRAHEETCDFTSDKVAPLLERARAHPVYTLCPPQLACPLNPTTQPAEGNGAPRLMEDFSERFSPAIRGVVEFAKRIPGFSLLAQDDQVTLLKAGVFEVLLVRLACMFDSRSSSMVCLNGQVLLRESLHSASNARFLLDSMFDFADRLNSLGLSDAELGLFCSVVVIAPDRPGLRNVDLVQKMQRRLSEVLQKAVAAGHPDRPQLCAELLKKVPDLRTLNTLHSEKLLAYKMEPATPPYLEQWGATEDWSPASPHSVASSTNSLDGAKSPVRSGSFSSSTDYSPDSPAKPFAKVRRLDSPTDSGIDSGKEPGCCTPSASVCSSPRSLDDKPADEPDRADEDMPVLKRALQAPPLVSPHQLMEEAYRHHKKLRAVRKEAASSSADLASSHSTLVGRLQQAPRFLNEQQLKRTDLIHNIIMRNEGPQGFFQGWGSPPRCPYSPQPSPPLVPTQEGPQPLNLSKKPPTPPLKTET, encoded by the exons ATGGTCATGCGGG CCGTGAGGTTTGGACGAGTGCCGAAGCGTGAGAAGGCGAAGATCCTCGCTGCTATGCAGAAGGTGAACGCCAGCTCGCAAGAAAAGGCGTTGGCTGTGGAGTTAGAGGACGAGATGAGACTATTTGACACTGTGGTACGTGCGCACGAGGAGACCTGCGATTTCACCAGCGACAAGGTTGCCCCACTTCTGGAGCGCGCCCGCGCCCACCCCGTCTACACCCTGTGCCCTCCACAGCTG GCGTGCCCTCTGAACCCTACTACGCAACCAGCCGAAGGCAATGGAGCCCCGCGGCTAATGGAAGACTTCTCTGAACGTTTCTCCCCTGCAATCCGCGGTGTGGTTGAGTTCGCGAAGCGTATTCCTGGCTTCAGTCTCCTGGCACAAGATGACCAAGTGACGCTGCTCAAGGCCGGCGTGTTCGAAGTACTCCTGGTACGGTTGGCCTGCATGTTTGACAGCCGCAGCAGCTCCATGGTGTGCCTCAACGGTCAGGTGCTACTTCGCGAGTCACTGCATTCGGCCAGCAACGCACGGTTCCTGCTTGACTCCATGTTCGACTTTGCCGATCGGCTCAACTCCCTGGGCCTGTCGGACGCCGAGCTGGGGCTCTTCTGCTCCGTCGTGGTCATTGCACCCG ACCGGCCCGGACTCCGAAACGTTGACCTGGTGCAGAAGATGCAGCGGCGCCTGAGCGAGGTGCTGCAAAAGGCCGTTGCCGCGGGCCACCCCGACCGGCCGCAGCTTTGCGCCGAACTGCTCAAGAAGGTGCCTGACTTGCGCACGCTCAACACGCTGCACTCAGAAAAGCTGCTGGCCTACAAGATGGAGCCGGCGACGCCTCCGTACCTGGAGCAGTGGGGTGCGACCGAAGACTGGAGCCCGGCCAGCCCACACTCAGTGGCCTCGTCGACCAACTCGCTGGATGGTGCCAAGAGTCCCGTACGCTCGGGTTCGTTCTCAAGCAGCACCGACTACTCGCCGGACAGCCCGGCCAAGCCGTTCGCCAAGGTGCGCCGGCTCGACTCGCCCACGGACTCTGGCATCGACAGCGGCAAGGAGCCCGGCTGCTGCACGCCCAGCGCATCGGtgtgctcgagcccgcgttcGCTGGACGACAAGCCAGCGGACGAGCCAGACCGCGCCGACGAGGACATGCCGGTGCTGAAGCGTGCGTTGCAGGCGCCGCCGCTCGTCAGTCCGCACCAGCTCATGGAGGAGGCGTACAGACACCACAAGAAGCTCCGTGCGGTGCGGAAGGAGGCCGCCTCTAGCTCGGCAGACCTGGCTTCGAGTCACAGCACGCTCGTGGGCCGGCTGCAGCAAGCGCCACGCTTCCTCAACGAGCAGCAGCTAAAGCGCACCGACCTCATCCACAATATCATTATGCGCAACGAGGGTCCGCAGGGCTTCTTCCAGGGCTGGGGCTCGCCGCCACGTTGCCCCTACAGCCCGCAGCCCAGCCCGCCGCTAGTCCCGACCCAGGAAGGGCCGCAGCCGCTCAACCTATCCAAGAAGCCCCCCACGCCGCCGCTCAAGACAGAGACGTAG